One window of the Corallococcus exiguus genome contains the following:
- a CDS encoding cytochrome c-type biogenesis protein — translation MNAVLVSLTLALSLATGQFAPQQAASEPLAPAQEARVQQLAKKLRCAVCQGLSVADSPSSMARAQLDKVRELVSDGKTDTEIVDYFVARYGEWVLLEPRAEGFNWFVWLGPVALVLGGLFVILKQRQPLPEAAAPAEAAPAPSPSTPAPSTDEADPYLQAVRRELER, via the coding sequence ATGAATGCCGTCCTCGTCTCGTTGACCCTCGCCCTGAGCCTTGCCACGGGGCAGTTCGCGCCGCAGCAGGCCGCGAGTGAGCCTCTCGCGCCGGCCCAGGAGGCGCGAGTGCAGCAGCTGGCGAAGAAACTGCGCTGCGCGGTGTGCCAGGGCCTGTCGGTGGCGGACAGCCCGTCGTCCATGGCGCGCGCGCAGCTGGACAAGGTGCGCGAGCTGGTCTCCGACGGAAAGACGGACACCGAAATCGTCGACTACTTCGTGGCGCGCTACGGCGAGTGGGTGTTGCTGGAGCCGCGCGCGGAGGGCTTCAACTGGTTCGTGTGGCTGGGGCCGGTCGCGCTGGTGCTGGGCGGCCTCTTCGTCATCCTGAAGCAGCGTCAGCCATTGCCAGAGGCCGCCGCGCCCGCGGAAGCCGCGCCGGCCCCCTCCCCTTCCACCCCCGCGCCGTCCACGGACGAAGCGGACCCCTACCTCCAGGCCGTGCGCCGGGAGCTGGAGCGCTAA
- a CDS encoding TlpA family protein disulfide reductase yields MKRWRLPLVFAAVGAALLFVLFQGFGRNPHEVPFMLKGAAAPDFTLKPLDGGDAVKLADLKGRPVVINFWASWCGPCKYEHPVLEWGARELGSQAVFMGVVFEDTEPNARDFLRRMGASFPQLMDERSRMAVDYGVAGVPETYFIDAQGIIRGKHVGPIDPKTLATRVQELTQPAARPTAEAARQN; encoded by the coding sequence ATGAAGCGCTGGCGGCTTCCGCTGGTGTTCGCCGCGGTGGGGGCGGCGCTGCTCTTCGTCCTCTTCCAGGGCTTCGGGCGGAACCCTCACGAGGTGCCCTTCATGCTGAAGGGTGCGGCCGCGCCGGACTTCACACTCAAGCCGCTGGACGGCGGCGACGCCGTGAAGCTGGCGGACCTGAAGGGCCGCCCGGTGGTCATCAACTTCTGGGCGTCGTGGTGCGGGCCCTGCAAGTACGAACACCCGGTGCTCGAGTGGGGCGCGCGCGAGCTGGGCTCCCAGGCCGTGTTCATGGGCGTCGTCTTCGAGGACACGGAGCCCAACGCGCGCGACTTCCTGCGCCGCATGGGCGCGAGCTTCCCGCAGCTGATGGATGAGCGCTCGCGCATGGCGGTGGACTACGGCGTCGCGGGCGTCCCGGAAACGTACTTCATCGACGCGCAGGGCATCATCCGCGGCAAGCACGTGGGTCCCATCGACCCGAAGACGCTGGCCACCCGGGTGCAGGAGCTGACCCAGCCGGCGGCCCGTCCCACCGCGGAAGCCGCGCGTCAAAACTGA
- a CDS encoding zinc ribbon domain-containing protein has product MTEPAYAAEILDEEEEDRRQASGAQPPRGSKAQPPPEEFEDEDPYTGPPWLKDVPGHSQSVLGVGLVAFSLVLSILPFFPSVGVLGTLLSLVGCVALVARELRRDGNAPGWVDSVPLVLMRPEIPAAFTLLLLALSVRLLSGFNLLFPIWAAGTALIAVEQYKLVIAEPDGVARDFDLRSLLRFPRVVALAGVAVCVVALFLSWGKVMADGSALPDNAPVPGGVRSVPAELRVIPTTRPSDDSLYSAGGGVASRSGWDLPLSELPLLALLSLLVLAALRTDVERPAFLRWVPVGAVSVSLLWALAGVKLAVGPIAFLLGLGAVGFHAVRHALGRDEPAEYLPPEDDPYDPDQDLETEPDSGYRG; this is encoded by the coding sequence ATGACCGAGCCGGCCTATGCGGCGGAGATCCTGGACGAAGAGGAGGAAGACCGGCGCCAGGCCAGCGGCGCTCAGCCCCCACGCGGCTCCAAGGCACAGCCTCCGCCGGAGGAGTTCGAGGACGAGGATCCGTACACGGGCCCCCCCTGGCTGAAGGACGTGCCGGGCCACTCGCAGAGCGTGTTGGGCGTGGGGCTGGTGGCGTTCTCGCTGGTGCTGTCCATCCTGCCCTTCTTCCCCAGCGTGGGCGTGCTGGGGACCTTGCTGTCGCTGGTGGGCTGCGTGGCGCTCGTCGCGCGGGAGCTGCGCCGCGACGGCAACGCGCCCGGCTGGGTGGACTCCGTGCCGCTGGTGCTGATGCGGCCGGAGATCCCCGCCGCGTTCACGCTGCTGCTGCTGGCGCTGTCCGTGCGGCTGCTGTCCGGCTTCAACCTGCTCTTCCCCATCTGGGCGGCGGGGACGGCGCTCATCGCCGTGGAGCAGTACAAGCTGGTCATCGCGGAGCCGGACGGCGTGGCGCGCGACTTCGACCTGCGCTCGCTCCTGCGCTTCCCCCGGGTGGTGGCGCTGGCGGGCGTGGCGGTGTGCGTGGTGGCGCTCTTCCTGTCGTGGGGCAAGGTGATGGCGGACGGCTCGGCGCTGCCGGACAACGCGCCGGTGCCGGGCGGCGTGCGCAGCGTGCCGGCCGAGTTGCGCGTGATTCCCACCACGCGGCCCTCGGACGACTCTCTCTACAGCGCGGGGGGCGGCGTCGCGTCGCGCTCGGGCTGGGACCTGCCGTTGTCGGAGCTGCCGCTGCTGGCGCTCCTGTCGCTGCTCGTGCTCGCGGCGCTGCGGACGGACGTGGAGCGCCCGGCCTTCCTGCGGTGGGTGCCGGTGGGCGCGGTGAGCGTGAGCCTGCTCTGGGCGCTCGCGGGGGTGAAGCTCGCGGTGGGCCCCATCGCGTTCCTCCTGGGCCTGGGGGCGGTGGGCTTCCATGCCGTGCGCCACGCGCTGGGCCGCGACGAGCCGGCGGAGTACCTGCCGCCGGAGGACGACCCGTACGATCCGGACCAGGACCTGGAGACCGAGCCCGACTCGGGCTACCGGGGCTAG
- a CDS encoding tetratricopeptide repeat protein, whose amino-acid sequence MQPEPTNWLPGIIVLSVAFVLAAAWLLYMKMKTGSALPSDTTAKADGTADDLAQRAQSLIEQLRTLEAEKHHFTAEHYTAEKARLEKEAAAALRAKDEHQKRQAAGVKAPARNVPAPSGWASRNPQMVGALWGAGVVVFFGGLGYLLVSEQKPREEGQMGTGATPPGMAQQQMPQMPEMNDELEQARQRLASNPGDVEAASMLSHELIRQQQFDEALKVTLKGLAVDPFNVELRVHRGVLRAASQGDLQGAEQELMELVDTWPDAQEALIFLGSLSLRRGDKAGALEHFERFTVEVPKNMQPPQLAPAIAQLREQVAQP is encoded by the coding sequence ATGCAGCCCGAGCCCACCAACTGGTTGCCCGGAATCATCGTCCTCTCGGTCGCCTTCGTGCTGGCGGCCGCGTGGCTCCTCTACATGAAGATGAAGACGGGGAGCGCGCTGCCGTCGGACACCACGGCGAAGGCGGACGGAACGGCGGACGACCTGGCGCAGCGGGCGCAGTCGCTCATCGAGCAGCTGCGCACGCTGGAGGCGGAGAAGCACCACTTCACCGCGGAGCACTACACGGCGGAGAAGGCGCGGCTGGAGAAGGAAGCGGCCGCGGCGCTGCGCGCGAAGGACGAGCACCAGAAGCGGCAGGCGGCGGGAGTGAAGGCGCCCGCGCGCAACGTGCCGGCGCCCTCGGGTTGGGCGTCGCGCAACCCGCAGATGGTGGGCGCGCTGTGGGGCGCGGGCGTGGTGGTCTTCTTCGGAGGGCTGGGCTACCTGCTCGTCTCCGAGCAGAAGCCGCGCGAAGAAGGCCAGATGGGCACGGGCGCGACGCCGCCGGGCATGGCCCAGCAGCAGATGCCGCAGATGCCCGAGATGAACGACGAGCTGGAGCAGGCGCGTCAGCGGCTGGCGTCGAACCCGGGCGACGTGGAGGCCGCGTCGATGCTGAGCCACGAGCTCATCCGTCAGCAGCAGTTCGACGAAGCGCTGAAGGTGACGCTGAAGGGCCTGGCGGTGGATCCGTTCAACGTGGAGCTGCGGGTGCACCGGGGCGTGCTGCGCGCGGCGTCGCAGGGCGACCTGCAGGGCGCGGAGCAGGAGCTGATGGAGCTGGTGGACACGTGGCCGGACGCGCAGGAGGCGCTCATCTTCCTGGGCAGCCTGTCGCTGCGCCGGGGCGACAAGGCCGGAGCGCTGGAGCACTTCGAACGCTTCACGGTGGAAGTGCCGAAGAACATGCAGCCCCCGCAGCTGGCCCCCGCCATCGCCCAGCTGCGCGAGCAGGTCGCTCAGCCGTAG